From Nicotiana tabacum cultivar K326 chromosome 15, ASM71507v2, whole genome shotgun sequence, the proteins below share one genomic window:
- the LOC107799308 gene encoding polygalacturonase-like: MSSLAIFSLLFIFLFHLSSAANTMYNIQTFGAKSNGKTDSSKAFLSAWAAACASTSPATIYVPRGSYLIRNAYFYGQTCKSKAITIRIDGTLLAPSDYNVIGNDGNWIKFEKVNGVSIYGGIFDGQGDGLWDCKTSDKNCPKGTTALAFYNSNNIIISGVTAQNSQMFHILVDGCKNVKLQGVKVSAPGNSPNTDGIHVQLSTEVSIMNCHIGTGDDCISIGPGNSNLWIEGIACGPGHGISIGSLGWKLQEPGVQNVTVKSVTFTGTENGVRVKTWARPSNGFVRGVRFQHIVMTDVQNPIIIDQNYCPNHESCPHQGSGVKISDITYQDIHGTSATEVGVKFDCSKVNPCSGITLENVNISYKNHPAEASCVNAGGRASGLEQPTSCL; the protein is encoded by the exons ATGAGTTCTTTAGCAATTTTCTCACTTCTCTTTATCTTCCTTTTCCACTTATCATCAGCAGCAAATACTATGTACAATATCCAAACATTTGGAGCAAAATCCAATGGAAAAACTGATTCATCAAAAGCATTTCTAAGTGCATGGGCTGCAGCCTGTGCATCCACTAGCCCGGCCACTATTTACGTGCCACGTGGAAGTTACTTGATTCGTAATGCATACTTTTATGGCCAAACATGCAAAAGCAAGGCTATTACTATACGAATTGATGGAACTCTCTTAGCTCCCTCTGATTATAATGTAATTGGCAATGACGGAAATTGGATAAAATTCGAAAAAGTTAACGGAGTTTCCATCTATGGTGGAATCTTTGATGGACAAGGTGATGGTCTTTGGGATTGCAAAACCTCCGACAAGAATTGTCCAAAAGGCACTACG GCACTGGCCTTTTACAACTCAAACAACATCATAATCAGTGGAGTAACTGCACAAAATAGCCAAATGTTTCACATTTTGGTAGATGGATGCAAAAACGTAAAGCTACAAGGAGTGAAGGTCTCAGCTCCAGGAAATAGCCCTAACACCGATGGAATTCACGTACAATTATCGACTGAAGTCAGTATTATGAACTGTCATATTGGTACTGGAGATGATTGTATTTCAATTGGCCCTGGAAATTCCAACTTATGGATCGAAGGCATTGCTTGTGGCCCTGGCCACGGAATCAG CATTGGAAGCTTAGGTTGGAAATTACAAGAGCCTGGAGTCCAAAATGTAACAGTAAAGAGTGTTACCTTCACTGGAACAGAAAATGGTGTAAGAGTAAAAACTTGGGCAAGGCCTAGCAATGGCTTTGTAAGAGGTGTTCGCTTTCAACATATAGTTATGACTGATGTTCAAAATCCTATTATCATAGACCAAAATTATTGCCCTAATCATGAAAGTTGTCCTCATCAG GGATCGGGCGTAAAAATAAGTGATATAACGTATCAAGACATACATGGAACATCAGCTACAGAAGTTGGAGTAAAATTTGATTGTAGCAAAGTGAATCCATGCAGTGGAATAACACTTGAAAATGTGAATATAAGTTACAAAAATCATCCAGCTGAAGCTTCATGTGTTAATGCTGGTGGAAGAGCTTCTGGTTTAGAACAACCTACAAGCTGCTTATAA